The Cotesia glomerata isolate CgM1 linkage group LG7, MPM_Cglom_v2.3, whole genome shotgun sequence genome segment GCCATCAGCGCCTGGCGCGCACCCTAGCAGTCTCATATTGTTTTGTTGTTTCAACAACAACGGACGTGGGTTACAATTACTggaataaaaaacttaataatttttttattacataatcgcaaaaatttgattttttaacgaTGGGGAAATCCAAAAAACGTTCCCGATCAAGTTCAGTGGAAAGTAGACCCCCCAAGCTATCTAAGAAAGATTTACAATGCCAAATTGAAGCCATCGCCAAGAGCGTCCAGGAGCTTTTAAAAGCGCAACAGGATTTGCAGGCTACAGTTAACAAAACTGCAGAGCAGAATAAAGGTGAGAATGGTTTgttttttgggaaaaaatattacacaTGGGTATATGTGTTGGTGTGCCTCTTCCATACGAAGTTTCACACAGGTTATTTCCACATGAACATAACCTAGTTCTCTATGGACATAAAGTttgatgtttatttttttttttccaaagcaTTATTTCCACACAAAAtacatgcaaaaaaaaaaaaaaaatgcttagCAAACcatcattataaaaatttttttttccttatttttattacagtgGAGGTCAATATTTCCAACAAGGAAAATTTAGAACCCAATAAGGGGACTGGAGCTTTGACAAATGCGGTCATAGCCGAAGATTCGCAGGGTAAAGACACCCAGTCTGACATAAAGGTTTTGGAGGACGGAGAGGTTCCTGAAGAGGCTTCAATGGTGGACGAGCTCGATTTGGACGATGAACTTCGTGAAGTGCTTGGGGAAGAGATCCCGAACACGAATACATCAGTCAAGGTAAATGACAGCCTGAAAAGATGGTGGGAGACTTGGATGTCAAAGGGTTTAACTGAAGAGGTTAAAAAAGCTCTACTAAAGAAATATGTTCGAGATGGAGAATTCCGAACTGAAGCACCCAAGGTTAACCTTGAAATTCAGCGTCACTTGACTGAGATCGCGAAGAAACGTGATGATCACTTTACTGACACACAAAATTGTGTAGGGTCAGCATTATCGTCTTTAAGCTCAGCTATATCTCTGTTGTCAGATAGCTCATCAGAGGAGATCGATCAAATTACTTTGACGAAATATCTCTGGGACACTGGAAAAATCTTGAGTGATGTTTTCCACCAACAGTCAATAGCGaggaaatcatttattactcCGACTCTAGATAAGGACATAAAATCTACTCTAGAGGCTAGTATCCCAGACGAATGGCTTTATGGTCAGAAACTTAATGACCAGGTTAAAGATGCAAAGGCCATCGTCAAAGCGGCTGCATCTTTAAAACCTTCTGAAAAACCAGCTGTCAAGAAACAGGCATCCAGGACTGCGTCTCTGGGAAACTTGAGAGGCCCACCTGCGAGGTTCAGGCAGGTGGGCAACTATCAGCAGAGAAGATTCTTCTCAAACACGAGATACAAGCCGAGATCCACGGCAGGGACGTCGAAGCCCCCACTGAAGCCCAACTCAGAGAAGAACAGAAAGTAGTGGAGATTGTTGTTGAAGAACAACAAGAGGTAAATAAATTAGCAGGCAGACTCAGTTTTTTCACAGAGAATTGGGAAGGTGTTTCACATGATAAATTCATCTTTGATTGTCTTAAAGGTTATAGTATTCCCTTTAAATCCCAACCCATACAACTTGTAGAACCCAGTGAACCTGTAAGGTCTCCGAGTGATGAAGTACGGGTCCAGCAAGCTGTCggtaaacttttgaaaaaggGGGCTATCGAGCCTTGCTCAGATATTGAGGGTCAGTTTATATCATCGTATTTCCTAGTACCAAAAGCAGATGGATCGGatcgttttattattaatttaaagcaATTAAATGAGTTCATTGAGACATATCACTTCAAAATGGAGGACCTGAGATCCGCTAGAGATCTCATTGATAAGGGCGCGTTCATGGCTAACCTAGACTTGGAGGATGCGTATTTCCTGGTCCGGATAAAAAGATCCTCTAGGAAATACCTTAGATTCAGATTTGAGGGCCAGCTTTATCAATTCGTGTGTCTACCCTTTGGCTTGTGTTCTAGTCCTCAtacatttacaaaaataatgaaaccGGTGGTTAATAAACTTAGGTCAAAAGGTTTTTTATCGGTAGTATATCTCGATGATTTTCTATGTGTAGGCAAAGATTACGAAGCTTGTAGGAATAATGTGCAGAGTACGATAGGCCTCTTAGAGGAACttggttttattattaactatcgTAAGAGTACGACGACTCCTAATAGAAGGTGTAAATATCTAGGTTTTATCTTGGACTCGGAGAAATATTGTGTAGAACCTACAATCGAGAAGAGGGTATATATTAGGAAGCTACTAGATTCCATAGGGTTGAAAGAACGGTTTAGGATCAGATTTATAGCTCAATTAATTGGGGTACTGGTAGCATGTATTCCAGGCGTAGAGTATGGCAGAGCATATTGCAAAAGATTAGAAAGAGCTAAGTGGTTAGCTCTTACATTGAATAATAATGACTTTGAGGGTTTTATGACAATAAAGGAGGGCGTTTTGGAGGATCTTCAATGGTGGAGAGATAATATAATGAGCGCTAACAGCAGAATAAAGTCTCACAAATATAGCATAGTGATAAGTTCAGATGCTTCGAGGACAGGCTGGGGAGCGGAAGCTGGAGGTGTTGTTACAAGGGGTTTTTGGAATCCAGAGGATCAAAAACACCACATTAATTATCTAGAACTTTTAGCAGCTTTCTTCGCTCTCAAATGTTTTGCTCACGAGTTACGCGACTGCGAAGTCCTTCTTCGTATAGATAATACAACAGCGATCGCTTACGTCAATAAAGCGGGCGGAATTAGGCATCCAAAGTTATCAGATCTAGCTAGAGAGATTTGGCAATGGTGTCAATTAAGAGGGATTTGGCCAAGGGCAGCATATATTCCATCGAAGCTGAATGTAGAAGCAGATGCCGCTTCCAGAGTAGAAAACCTGGACACGGAGTGGGAATTATCCAAAGAAGCCTTCCGAACCGTATTGAACACTTTTGGTTTGCCTTCGATTGATCTCTTTGCGTCGCGTATTAACAGGAAGTGCGTAAGATTCTATTCGCGCTATCCAGACCCAGATGCAGAATCAGTAGATGCGTTTACGGTTTCTTGGagaaacgaattttttttatgctttcCCACCCTTTGCCCTAATTTTACCAACCTTGAGAAAAATAATCAACGATGAAGCATCGGGTATCGTAGTTGCTCCTTTTTGGCCAGCTCAACCATAGTACCCGTTATTCACTTCCCTACTCTGTGAACCTCCATTGATTTTTAAGCCTTCATTATCCTTATTATTATCTCCTTCTAGGCAGGAGTGTCACCCCTTAGCGAACAAGTTGTCACTAGTGGTCGGGAAATTATCCGGCAAGCCTTCTTCACCAAGGGCATCGGAGAGAAATCAATAGACATCATGCTCAGTTCATTGTCGGAGTCAACGATTAAGCAGTATGAGGGAACATTGAAGAAATGGCTAGCTTTTACTCAAGCAAGGGATATCGATGCCTTTGATCCCCAGGGTACGGAGGTCATCGAGTTTCTTACAGCACAGTTTAATGAAGGGGCGAAGCATGGCACTCTTAACTCTATGCGGGCTGCTATTTCTTTGATTTCTAAAAACAACCTCTCAAAAGACTCCTTATTATCAAGGTTCATCCGAGGAACCTTCAAGAAAAGACCATCGCGACCGAAGTACTCCGATACCTGGGATACAGACCAGGTCCTGacatatattgaaaaattgggAAACTTagataacttaaaattaaaagaattatcAGAGGTAGCAGTGACACTCCTTATTCTCATCACGGCACACAGAATGCAGACTTTGTCCTTGataaaaactgaaaatatCACTAAGACTGCTTctggattaaaaattaagatacCTGATTTGATTAAGACTTCAAGAAGAGGAAGAAGACTTGTGTAGCATCTATCATATTATACTACTTAGAGCGTACTAAAGAATTAAGAACCAACTCGGATCGACTGTTTATTGGGACTGTAAAACCGCATAAACCAGCTGGCGCTCAGACGATTGGGCACTGGATAAAGGCACTTCTTGCTAAAGCAGGAGTTGATACGGAGACTTTCAGCGCCTACAGCGTTAAGCATGCATCCGTGTCGAAGGCATATAAAAGAGGAGTAGACGTGGACACTATTAGAAGAACCGCAGGGTGGTCATCCAAGTCCACGATTTTCGCCAACTTCTACAATCGACCGATTCAAAGTTCTAGCGAGAGTTTTGCACTTACAGTAGCCGATAAGAAGTAAATAATGTGTGATTTTGACAATAAAGTTATTACTGACTCTAAACTTCTACAtgtaatcaattatttaatcatcGAGAACGAGACGCTTAGTATAATTAAACGATCAAGCGAGCCCGCCGAAGGCGGGCGAAGCTCGATCGCAATTATACGTAGCGTCTCGTTCGAAGATGATTACTACCCTCCCGATAGAGATTTTgagcccaaaaaaaaaaaaaaaaaaaaaaaaaatataggccCAGTAATCATCTAGTGAAAGGTGGGATAACTTTACATaggtcaaaattaaaaaaaaaaaaaaaaaaaaaaaagtaacaaataaataaatgaaaaagacTCTAAAAATATGAGACTGCTAGGGTGCGCGCCAGGCGCTGATGGCTACTGGCGCAAAAAAGCATTTGAATTTAAACTCTAAACGTTGTGTAGTTGACACGTACTAACAGTACAtgtaatcaattatttaatcatctTCGAACGAGACGCTATGTATAATTGCGATCGAGCTTCGCCCGCCTTCGGCGGGCTCGCTTGATCGTTTAATTATCAGTTATGAGTGGAAATGATTAGTTTAGTGTAAAGAAAATTCCAATAATggtaaattatttctattggCGAAATTTCGATTAAACGAAATGGTTTGATAAAATAACCAAtggttaatattataattatattcaatgtTATAGAATAGTGtacatcatttttaaaattgatcattCATCATTTCAAATGGTTGTTAATGCTAATTTCGGCTAGTAGTCCCTTAGCTGAACAGGAAAGTCTACATGCGCATTTATGTCCCCGGGTTCTGATAATTGatatttacgtattttttgcCAAGGATTACGAAAAACTAGGTTATTTTGCTCGcaaatagtaaatttaattgtgaacaacaatttaattgtttaaaccaCTATAACTCAGGAACGGCTGATTTGACAggaaagtttattaaaaaaaaaaaatgtttgaaattaaaaaaactaacaaaaagggttctcattaattttttgataaaataaatgtttacagAAATATCACAAAAAACGATAAGTAGCGGTCGGACCTCTCTGTCGCGTGCACGCATTGCACGGACTCTATTGACAAACGACAAGCAAAATGAAAATCCaaagacgaaaaaaattagaagttCGGTATTTAGCAAAAACTATAAGATGAACGCGATGAGTACCTTAAATGGAAACATTTTAAAGTGTCAAAAAATCGATGAGTTTAATCCATCCCATGGACACGAAGAAACAGCCccataactaattattttcagctaattttacataattttcaaattttaaaattcatttctcGGTGTTCGCTTgagatttagaaaaaaaaactcatggAAATCATAGAAGAAACTCTACAGAAGATTTCCACGACCATAATCGATCAATTCATCtcatggacaccgagtaacagcctCATAAGTGGGGTTTTTTTGACGAATTTAACAGAAATTtgacttataaaaattcaattctcggtTTCCACTGGGAATCGAGAGAAGAAActcatgaaaataattaaatagactCTATAGAAGTTTTCCGGACCCATAATCGATCCATCCACCCCATGGACACGAAGAAACAGTCCCATAAGTGCCGTTTTTTGACTAATTTGACAGAAATTtaacattcaaaaattcaattctcgaTGTCCACGGGGAAATAAGAGAAGAAACTCATGAAAATCATAGAGTAAAATCAATAGAAGAATTCTAAACCCATAATGGATCGATgaaccccatggacaccgtttaacagccccataaatggcgttttttgacaaaattgaCAGGAATTTgactgttaaaaaatcatttctcGGTGTCCACTGGAGATTAACGAAGAAAACCAATGGAAATCATAGAGTACACCCTCCAGAAAATTTCCAGACCCATTGTCAATCGATCAACACCATGGACATCGAATTACAGCCTCATAAAAGGTGTTTTTTGActaatttgacaaaaatttgacgtctaaaaattcatttctcgGTTCTCCACTGaaaattaagaaagaaaactCATGGAAATTATTGAGTAGACTCTAAAGAAGATTTCCAGACCCACTATCAatcgatcaaccccatggacaccgaggAACAGCCTCATAAAAGGCGTTTCAAGAATTATTTGTCAGAAATTTGACGTCTAAGAATTCATTTCTCGGTTCTCCACTGaaaattaagaaagaaaacttctgaaaATCATAGCGTTGACTCTATAAAAGATTTCCATacccataatcgatcgatACACCCTATAGgcaccgagtaacagccct includes the following:
- the LOC123269739 gene encoding uncharacterized protein LOC123269739 — its product is MGKSKKRSRSSSVESRPPKLSKKDLQCQIEAIAKSVQELLKAQQDLQATVNKTAEQNKVEVNISNKENLEPNKGTGALTNAVIAEDSQGKDTQSDIKVLEDGEVPEEASMVDELDLDDELREVLGEEIPNTNTSVKVNDSLKRWWETWMSKGLTEEVKKALLKKYVRDGEFRTEAPKVNLEIQRHLTEIAKKRDDHFTDTQNCVGSALSSLSSAISLLSDSSSEEIDQITLTKYLWDTGKILSDVFHQQSIARKSFITPTLDKDIKSTLEASIPDEWLYGQKLNDQVKDAKAIVKAAASLKPSEKPAVKKQASRTASLGNLRGPPARFRQVGNYQQRRFFSNTRYKPRSTAGTSKPPLKPNSEKNRNIPFKSQPIQLVEPSEPVRSPSDEVRVQQAVGKLLKKGAIEPCSDIEGQFISSYFLVPKADGSDRFIINLKQLNEFIETYHFKMEDLRSARDLIDKGAFMANLDLEDAYFLVRIKRSSRKYLRFRFEGQLYQFVCLPFGLCSSPHTFTKIMKPVVNKLRSKGFLSVVYLDDFLCVGKDYEACRNNVQSTIGLLEELGFIINYRKSTTTPNRRCKYLGFILDSEKYCVEPTIEKRVYIRKLLDSIGLKERFRIRFIAQLIGVLVACIPGVEYGRAYCKRLERAKWLALTLNNNDFEGFMTIKEGVLEDLQWWRDNIMSANSRIKSHKYSIVISSDASRTGWGAEAGGVVTRGFWNPEDQKHHINYLELLAAFFALKCFAHELRDCEVLLRIDNTTAIAYVNKAGGIRHPKLSDLAREIWQWCQLRGIWPRAAYIPSKLNVEADAASRVENLDTEWELSKEAFRTVLNTFGLPSIDLFASRINRKCVRFYSRYPDPDAESVDAFTAGVSPLSEQVVTSGREIIRQAFFTKGIGEKSIDIMLSSLSESTIKQYEGTLKKWLAFTQARDIDAFDPQGTEVIEFLTAQFNEGAKHGTLNSMRAAISLISKNNLSKDSLLSRFIRGTFKKRPSRPKYSDTWDTDQVLTYIEKLGNLDNLKLKELSEVAVTLLILITAHRMQTLSLIKTENITKTASGLKIKIPDLIKTSRRGRRLV